From a single Lolium rigidum isolate FL_2022 chromosome 7, APGP_CSIRO_Lrig_0.1, whole genome shotgun sequence genomic region:
- the LOC124670049 gene encoding probable 3-beta-hydroxysteroid-Delta(8),Delta(7)-isomerase, translated as MAAHPYSPAGLDLPGYVPQRLSQLEILGPYLGTSLFVLLAVWLLSGRCSRLSKVDRLLMCWWAFTGLTHLVVEGSFVFTPDFFSKENPSYFDESMKEYSKGDSRYVARDTATVTLEAITVLLEGPGSLLAVYAIASRKSYSHILQFTVCLGQLYGCIVYFATAYLDGFNFWASPFYFWAYFVGANSSWVVIPLLIARRSWKKICTAIHQTEKVKTK; from the exons ATGGCTGCCCATCCTTACTCGCCGGCGGGCCTGGACCTCCCGGGCTACGTGCCGCAGCGCCTCTCCCAGCTCGAGATCCTCGGGCCCTACCTCGGCACCTCCCTCTTCGTTCTCCTCGCCgtctggctcctctccg GGAGATGCAGCAGACTGTCCAaggtcgacaggctgctcatgtgCTGGTGGGCGTTCACCGGACTGACCCACCTCGTCGTCGAGGGGTCCTTCGTCTTCACCCCTGATTTCTTCTCCAAAGAGAACCCAAGTTACTTCGACGAATCCA TGAAGGAGTACAGTAAGGGTGACTCCAGGTACGTTGCGAGggacaccgccaccgtcaccctcGAAGCCATCACGGTTCTGTTGGAAGGCCCTGGATCGCTGCTTGCAGT CTATGCTATTGCATCCCGGAAGTCCTATAGCCATATCCTCCAGTTCACGGTGTGTCTGGGTCAGCTCTATGGATGCATTGTGTACTTTGCTACCGCCTATTTGGATGGCTTCAACTTCTGGGCCAGTCCCTTCTACTTCTGGGCATACTTTGTTGGAGCGAACAGTTCGTGGGTTGTGATACCGTTGCTTATCGCCAGAAGGAGCTGGAAAAAGATCTGCACTGCGATTCATCAAACGGAGAAGGTGAAGACTAAGTAG